One stretch of Corynebacterium auriscanis DNA includes these proteins:
- a CDS encoding DsbA family protein, translating to MSQQIKAPNSRGGSGFIWVIVAILAIAAVVIGLFVWKQSTKNTIAEDMPQQEANFTVSANDGAVTLASDKVKKDAPTVEIFSDFSCPHCADLVEADHEDVHKAVTDGDVKVVYRFLNILDQKPGGSSTRGGAVAYAIAKTGNAKAFWNMHDKMFMDQPEVARTWNWEELGKAAEAYDVDPALVEKIKKGEVQDEALPVFEGNAKILTDRGAQVSTPQVFANGKPYELKSDGGQKPLSWVPDLVWNKGGNNGEKK from the coding sequence GTGAGTCAGCAGATCAAAGCCCCGAATAGCCGGGGTGGAAGCGGTTTTATCTGGGTGATCGTTGCGATTTTAGCCATCGCTGCGGTTGTTATTGGTCTCTTCGTATGGAAGCAGAGCACGAAAAATACGATCGCGGAGGATATGCCGCAACAGGAAGCCAACTTTACGGTCTCGGCAAACGACGGTGCGGTGACGCTCGCTTCGGACAAGGTGAAAAAGGACGCGCCAACGGTCGAGATTTTCTCCGACTTCTCCTGCCCTCACTGCGCCGATTTGGTTGAAGCGGATCACGAGGACGTTCACAAGGCCGTCACCGATGGTGATGTCAAGGTAGTGTATCGCTTCCTGAATATCCTGGACCAGAAGCCAGGTGGGTCCTCCACTCGCGGTGGCGCGGTGGCTTACGCGATCGCTAAGACCGGAAACGCCAAGGCATTCTGGAATATGCACGACAAGATGTTCATGGATCAGCCAGAAGTTGCACGTACGTGGAACTGGGAGGAACTGGGCAAGGCTGCCGAGGCCTACGATGTGGATCCTGCTCTGGTTGAAAAGATCAAGAAGGGGGAAGTTCAAGACGAGGCTCTTCCGGTCTTTGAAGGCAACGCCAAGATTCTGACCGACCGAGGTGCCCAAGTGTCTACTCCGCAGGTGTTCGCCAACGGTAAGCCGTACGAGCTGAAGTCCGATGGCGGCCAGAAGCCACTGTCGTGGGTTCCGGATCTGGTCTGGAACAAGGGCGGGAACAACGGCGAAAAGAAGTAA